From Butyricimonas paravirosa, one genomic window encodes:
- a CDS encoding TlpA family protein disulfide reductase, with translation MKNIFIIIILTFCPLVSLLAQDKYEVFRKEMSLIEKQENEYRKVIWGENDFSQDYKDSIYKKHQVLVKEKVEFAKNAIRENRDDERFLKVLDIYVRNFLSLDEFETELKSFSPKVQKMENCQRYFEFIKYARINVPGKPCIDFEMKGHNGETIKFSDVYKKHKLVLVDFWASWCGACRATIPSIKKMYADYHEKGVEVVSVSLDDNKKAWEKAFEEEKIPWIDGSNLLGWKDPVVLWYAIRGIPHKVLVDQNGIIVASGFHQLGSLEYQINKYLNSHKD, from the coding sequence ATGAAGAACATATTTATAATCATTATTTTAACGTTCTGCCCTCTCGTCAGTTTACTTGCGCAGGACAAATACGAAGTATTCAGAAAGGAGATGTCCCTCATCGAGAAACAAGAGAATGAATATCGAAAAGTAATTTGGGGTGAAAACGATTTTTCCCAAGATTACAAAGACAGCATTTATAAAAAACATCAAGTACTGGTGAAAGAAAAGGTCGAGTTTGCCAAGAATGCCATTCGAGAGAATAGAGATGACGAACGATTCCTGAAAGTGTTGGATATTTATGTACGTAATTTCTTATCCTTGGATGAATTTGAAACCGAACTGAAAAGTTTTTCACCCAAGGTACAGAAGATGGAAAACTGTCAACGTTACTTCGAGTTTATCAAGTATGCAAGGATCAATGTCCCCGGTAAACCATGTATTGATTTCGAGATGAAAGGCCATAACGGGGAAACCATAAAATTCTCGGACGTGTATAAAAAACATAAACTTGTTCTTGTGGACTTTTGGGCATCCTGGTGTGGTGCGTGTCGAGCAACCATACCTTCAATTAAAAAAATGTACGCAGACTATCACGAGAAAGGCGTTGAAGTGGTCAGCGTGTCATTAGATGACAATAAAAAAGCGTGGGAGAAAGCATTCGAAGAGGAAAAAATACCTTGGATAGACGGGAGCAACCTGTTAGGATGGAAAGATCCCGTCGTTCTTTGGTATGCTATCCGAGGAATACCTCACAAGGTATTGGTGGATCAAAACGGGATTATCGTCGCCAGCGGTTTTCATCAACTAGGTAGCTTAGAATATCAAATCAATAAATATCTTAATTCCCACAAAGACTAA
- a CDS encoding nucleotidyltransferase family protein, giving the protein MKQTIIDKLREFFTLQPVEKVWIFGSYSRGEESKESDIDILVRFDKSANVTLFKYISIVNALQSLLRKKIDLVEEGQLKDFAKDSAEQDKILIYERNILS; this is encoded by the coding sequence ATGAAACAGACTATTATCGATAAACTAAGAGAATTTTTCACACTACAACCCGTGGAAAAGGTATGGATTTTTGGCTCTTACTCTCGTGGGGAAGAATCAAAAGAAAGTGATATTGATATACTTGTCCGTTTTGACAAGAGTGCGAATGTTACTCTTTTCAAATATATTAGCATCGTGAACGCCCTACAATCCCTTCTCCGCAAGAAAATTGATCTCGTGGAAGAGGGACAATTAAAAGATTTTGCGAAAGATTCGGCAGAACAAGATAAAATATTAATCTATGAGAGAAATATCTTATCCTAA
- a CDS encoding XRE family transcriptional regulator yields MATKQENKGKIKNTEIELYVINKVKEYRIAAKMSQRKLCMELRLSPTYVFYAESPKYTAKYNLNQLNELAKIFKCSIADFMPSPYVETDTIEEYMDLHPKVRIRNEKMIKDAEEKGREKREAKEKKGKAKRKKQ; encoded by the coding sequence ATGGCAACAAAACAGGAAAATAAAGGAAAGATCAAGAACACGGAAATAGAACTTTATGTCATCAATAAGGTTAAAGAATATAGAATTGCGGCGAAAATGAGCCAAAGAAAACTCTGCATGGAATTGAGATTAAGTCCTACTTACGTGTTTTATGCAGAGAGTCCAAAATATACTGCAAAATACAATTTAAATCAACTTAATGAACTTGCTAAGATTTTCAAATGCTCGATTGCTGATTTTATGCCTTCTCCTTACGTGGAAACGGATACTATTGAAGAATACATGGATTTGCATCCCAAAGTAAGAATAAGGAATGAAAAGATGATAAAGGATGCAGAGGAAAAAGGACGGGAAAAGAGAGAGGCAAAGGAAAAGAAAGGCAAAGCGAAAAGGAAAAAGCAATAA
- a CDS encoding SusC/RagA family TonB-linked outer membrane protein, translating into MKKNPQTKARQKRVLAPVKTKFPRRRKGWGLVVLPFLCCLPLLSNANYTRHHTGMNELSTSGSPTNDTKKETIVIRGIVKDKEGTPLPGVTILIKGSTVGVSTDVKGEYVMNVEKRDSLVLLFSFVGMKTKEVKWTGQQTLNVVLEEDVSEVEEVVVIGYGTTTKKDLTGSVASFDSRIIEESTATSVAHMMQGQIPGLSILAGDGAPGSPARLEIRGVPSLSGATSPLIVVDNVPMTSDFDINELNPDDIQSIDILKGASSAAIYGSRAAAGVIMIMTKGGRRDQKPVINYSYDYSITSLVSDVNTLTTDEFKMLVMEAVRNGAKAEGYDDITKYSKYATFAASDFFGEANTPWMKYIMRDGSKQQHKVSIRGGGSSFGYNASLGYTDELGQVKGTNYERYTYDIGFNADINKWIRATVKVSGTLSDRLSNNAGLSTAAKARPDIKAYNDDGSLYLHSYLYSGRTYYVVNPIIEMEENTTESEDHNVRLTGNLEFRILPELNLITQYTYQTRKGERYAYQSSRTQAGSGYWGDQKGFGRKTHSKTDSKELEIRLSYMKDFGENHKLTAMLASNYNDEEQEYYTLSMTDFPDDYVQNAIWQGANPYKYGAVNGSASGSVLLSFVGRIEYKFMDRYLVTGTIRSDGSSKFSPKYRWGTFPSFAAAWIVSEENFLKDSPWLSFLKIRAGWGKTGNGWVGEYGWRTLYSSTDYQNMPATIPSQIGNNKLKWESTKQYDLGLDFGFLKNQRIRGSLGFYKKTTKGLLYPFTMALSTGMESTSVNFANIENKGVEFDISATIIQNKDWNWSFGFNIGKNKNKITGLDAEYISAPGQTYLSNTVIREGESLGLIYGFETDGVFRSQAEIDYYESLNPDYQYQEQYSYRKTIPGDLKFVDQDGDGRVNKVYGNHEDKIVLGCSRPDFEGGFNTRLSWKGLTLSVQGTFSYGAQKAWTAEANQFCFASTGTANVLDVALKRWTPENPDSNYPCVRLDFYNNDFTDFSVYNASYLKIQNVNLEYRFPKYIVDKTKIFGNISVFASANNVYTFTSYPGPSPESWSSDAIQGASVDTEAYPKTRTFNFGVKVTIK; encoded by the coding sequence ATGAAAAAAAATCCACAAACAAAAGCGAGGCAAAAAAGAGTACTCGCACCCGTGAAAACAAAATTTCCCCGAAGACGAAAGGGATGGGGACTTGTCGTATTACCATTTTTGTGCTGTTTACCCTTATTGTCGAACGCAAATTACACAAGGCATCACACGGGAATGAACGAGCTTTCCACGTCAGGAAGTCCAACAAATGACACGAAAAAAGAGACCATCGTCATCCGGGGAATCGTGAAAGACAAAGAGGGAACCCCTCTACCGGGGGTGACGATCTTGATAAAGGGTTCAACCGTCGGTGTGTCCACGGACGTGAAAGGTGAATACGTGATGAACGTGGAAAAACGAGATTCTCTAGTTCTATTATTCTCGTTCGTGGGGATGAAGACGAAAGAGGTAAAGTGGACCGGACAACAAACGTTGAATGTCGTGTTGGAAGAGGATGTAAGCGAGGTAGAAGAAGTTGTCGTTATTGGTTACGGAACAACAACCAAAAAAGATTTGACCGGATCGGTGGCAAGTTTTGACTCCCGGATTATCGAAGAATCAACAGCGACAAGCGTGGCCCACATGATGCAAGGCCAGATTCCCGGCCTGAGCATTCTGGCAGGAGACGGGGCACCCGGTAGCCCCGCCCGGTTAGAGATTCGGGGAGTCCCGTCATTAAGCGGGGCAACCTCTCCTTTAATCGTAGTGGATAATGTCCCGATGACAAGTGATTTTGACATCAACGAACTAAACCCGGATGATATTCAGAGCATCGACATACTGAAAGGAGCCTCTTCTGCCGCCATTTATGGTTCAAGAGCCGCAGCCGGAGTCATCATGATCATGACGAAAGGCGGTAGACGAGACCAGAAACCGGTAATCAATTACAGCTATGATTACAGCATAACGAGCCTCGTTTCCGACGTAAACACGTTGACCACGGACGAGTTCAAAATGCTAGTCATGGAAGCCGTCCGCAATGGAGCAAAAGCGGAAGGATATGACGATATTACCAAATACTCCAAATACGCAACGTTTGCCGCATCGGATTTCTTCGGGGAGGCCAATACCCCGTGGATGAAATACATCATGCGAGACGGTTCCAAACAGCAACATAAAGTCTCCATCCGGGGAGGCGGCAGTTCCTTCGGGTATAACGCCTCTTTGGGCTACACGGATGAGCTGGGACAAGTGAAAGGAACGAATTACGAGAGATACACGTATGACATCGGTTTCAACGCCGATATTAATAAATGGATTCGGGCTACCGTGAAAGTTTCCGGGACTCTATCCGACAGGTTAAGTAATAATGCTGGTCTATCCACTGCGGCGAAAGCCCGTCCCGATATAAAGGCTTACAATGACGACGGTTCCTTGTATCTACATTCATATCTCTATTCGGGACGCACCTATTATGTCGTGAACCCGATTATCGAAATGGAAGAAAACACCACGGAGAGCGAAGACCACAACGTACGGCTCACGGGAAATCTGGAATTCCGAATTTTGCCCGAACTGAACCTGATCACCCAATACACGTACCAAACACGGAAGGGGGAACGTTACGCCTATCAGTCCAGCCGCACGCAGGCAGGTAGCGGTTACTGGGGAGACCAAAAAGGTTTCGGGAGAAAAACACATAGCAAAACCGATAGTAAAGAACTCGAAATACGCTTGTCTTACATGAAGGATTTTGGTGAGAATCACAAATTAACTGCCATGCTGGCAAGTAATTATAACGACGAGGAACAGGAATATTACACGCTATCCATGACCGATTTCCCGGATGACTACGTGCAGAATGCGATATGGCAAGGAGCTAATCCTTACAAATACGGGGCGGTAAACGGTAGTGCCAGCGGGTCCGTGTTGTTGTCTTTCGTAGGAAGAATCGAGTATAAATTCATGGATCGTTACCTCGTGACCGGGACAATACGTTCGGACGGTTCATCCAAGTTCTCCCCGAAATACAGATGGGGTACCTTCCCGTCATTTGCGGCGGCGTGGATCGTTTCCGAGGAGAACTTCTTGAAAGATTCCCCATGGCTATCTTTTTTGAAAATCCGTGCCGGATGGGGAAAAACGGGTAATGGTTGGGTCGGAGAATACGGATGGAGAACCTTGTATTCCTCTACCGATTATCAGAATATGCCGGCAACAATACCGAGCCAGATCGGGAATAACAAATTGAAATGGGAGTCAACCAAACAATATGATTTAGGGTTAGACTTCGGCTTTTTGAAGAACCAGAGAATAAGAGGTTCCTTAGGTTTCTACAAGAAGACCACGAAAGGCCTGTTATACCCTTTCACCATGGCATTGAGTACCGGGATGGAATCAACCAGCGTGAATTTTGCCAACATCGAGAACAAGGGAGTGGAATTTGACATCTCGGCCACGATCATCCAAAACAAGGATTGGAATTGGTCTTTCGGTTTCAATATCGGGAAGAACAAAAACAAAATTACCGGACTTGATGCGGAATACATCTCTGCCCCTGGACAAACCTACCTAAGTAACACGGTTATCCGGGAAGGAGAATCACTGGGATTAATCTATGGATTTGAAACTGACGGGGTATTCCGTTCTCAAGCTGAAATTGACTACTACGAATCACTGAACCCGGACTATCAATACCAAGAGCAATATTCTTACCGGAAAACCATTCCCGGAGATTTGAAATTTGTCGATCAGGACGGTGACGGCCGGGTAAATAAAGTGTACGGGAACCACGAGGATAAAATCGTGTTAGGATGTTCCCGCCCGGATTTCGAAGGAGGGTTCAACACCCGTTTAAGCTGGAAAGGCCTCACCCTTAGCGTGCAGGGAACATTCAGTTACGGGGCGCAAAAGGCATGGACGGCAGAGGCCAATCAATTCTGTTTTGCCTCCACGGGGACAGCGAACGTGCTGGACGTTGCGCTGAAACGCTGGACCCCGGAAAACCCGGATAGCAATTACCCGTGCGTGCGGCTAGATTTCTACAACAATGATTTTACAGACTTCTCCGTCTATAACGCCTCGTATCTTAAAATACAAAATGTCAATTTGGAATACAGGTTCCCCAAGTACATCGTGGACAAGACAAAGATATTCGGGAACATCAGTGTTTTCGCCTCTGCGAATAACGTGTATACCTTCACGTCCTATCCCGGCCCCTCTCCCGAATCGTGGAGCAGTGATGCCATCCAAGGAGCCTCGGTCGACACGGAGGCTTACCCAAAAACCAGAACGTTCAATTTCGGAGTGAAAGTAACCATTAAATGA
- a CDS encoding DMT family transporter, translated as MNVKAKGYVLGVIAAATYGMNPLFALPLYEAGMNPDSVLFFRYLFAIPVLGAMIKLRGRDFKLKRKEILPLIIMGLLVALSSLTLFQSYNYMAAGIASTLLFVYPIMVALIMAFLFKEKLTLQTILCIMLALGGIALLYKGEDGSVLSLTGVILVIASALSYAIYIVAVNRPLLREIATLKLTFYVLVFGLSLFLVRVDFGASLRVVDTWYLWGNLVALAVFPTAISFLCTTQAIQYIGSTPTAILGALEPLTAVFFGVTVFGEPLTVRVGCGIMMIVFAVTIIVAGSNVTTYLVRFRKLFPKLPIKRKPTC; from the coding sequence ATGAATGTAAAAGCTAAAGGATACGTGTTAGGGGTCATTGCGGCAGCAACTTACGGGATGAATCCCTTGTTTGCCCTTCCCCTGTACGAGGCGGGGATGAATCCGGATTCAGTTCTTTTTTTCAGGTATTTGTTTGCTATTCCGGTGTTGGGAGCGATGATTAAGTTGCGGGGAAGAGATTTCAAATTGAAGCGGAAGGAGATTCTGCCGTTAATTATCATGGGGTTGCTGGTGGCTCTCTCGTCACTTACTTTGTTCCAGAGTTATAATTACATGGCAGCCGGTATTGCATCGACCTTGTTGTTCGTTTACCCGATCATGGTGGCCTTGATCATGGCTTTTCTCTTTAAAGAGAAACTGACGTTACAAACAATTTTGTGTATCATGTTGGCATTGGGTGGTATTGCCTTGCTTTACAAGGGGGAGGATGGTTCGGTGTTGAGTCTGACGGGAGTGATTCTTGTTATCGCCTCGGCCTTGTCATATGCCATTTACATTGTCGCTGTGAATAGACCCTTGTTGCGAGAGATTGCGACACTAAAGCTGACATTCTATGTTTTAGTTTTCGGGTTGTCTCTGTTTTTGGTTCGTGTCGATTTCGGGGCTAGTCTGCGTGTAGTAGACACATGGTATTTGTGGGGTAATCTGGTTGCCTTGGCCGTGTTCCCGACTGCTATATCGTTTCTTTGTACCACTCAGGCCATCCAGTATATCGGTTCGACCCCAACTGCTATTTTAGGGGCGTTGGAGCCTTTAACAGCCGTGTTCTTCGGGGTGACGGTTTTCGGGGAGCCTTTAACCGTAAGAGTGGGGTGCGGGATCATGATGATCGTTTTTGCCGTGACGATTATTGTTGCGGGAAGTAATGTTACGACTTATTTAGTACGTTTTAGGAAACTTTTCCCGAAACTCCCGATAAAGAGAAAGCCGACGTGTTAA
- a CDS encoding RagB/SusD family nutrient uptake outer membrane protein, producing the protein MNKIFLCSLLFLFAITGCDSMFDDELPPHDLVGENAITNETSAETALNGIFSNLQGYGTMSANYICDNEYRTGLLTGTYRGTFETDGLLGFKLTEEYSYVADPWELAYKMVNAANNFIYYVEKLSENLFGENRKTEMLAEAKFARAFGHAFLLRRYGYFWDINSPLGPIIRLEPSSISNNSMGRSSVKESYEKIFEDLDYAIQHGPRFYSKYRSCATTAKAFKADILMNRGEEGDYAEAIRLANEVIASDEFGLEDKYEDIFANGYSSKELMFTRHIKTPPSMDDNVGSLFKMFGGATYKPTEMYFEILTQDDKRYEATFDSVMLGNGTATRKTQVWKKHYVTSGDCPMYYMRVAQMYLIKAEAMARTNASIKDCLDVLNVLRLRSGNTTFEAADYSSLSDVLEEVFRENVREIGMENGAIFYLAVRYTEGGRRKLKDMNPNFEHDDQLCFPIPKAELEHNFVVEQKPL; encoded by the coding sequence ATGAACAAGATATTTTTATGTAGTTTATTGTTTCTCTTTGCAATAACAGGATGTGACAGCATGTTCGATGATGAACTCCCCCCACATGATTTAGTCGGGGAAAACGCCATCACGAACGAGACTTCCGCAGAAACGGCGTTAAACGGCATCTTCTCGAATTTACAGGGTTACGGGACAATGAGCGCGAATTACATTTGCGACAACGAATATCGCACGGGATTATTAACCGGGACCTACCGGGGAACATTCGAGACGGACGGCCTGCTAGGTTTCAAATTGACTGAAGAATACTCGTACGTTGCCGATCCTTGGGAATTAGCTTACAAGATGGTAAACGCGGCAAATAATTTCATCTATTACGTGGAAAAATTATCCGAGAACCTATTTGGTGAAAACCGGAAAACGGAAATGCTGGCAGAGGCCAAATTTGCCCGTGCATTCGGCCATGCGTTCCTACTAAGAAGATACGGGTATTTCTGGGATATAAACAGCCCTCTCGGGCCGATCATCCGTCTGGAACCTTCATCCATCTCAAATAATAGCATGGGACGCAGTTCCGTGAAAGAGAGTTACGAGAAAATATTCGAGGACCTAGACTACGCGATACAGCACGGTCCCCGATTTTATTCCAAATACCGCTCCTGCGCGACAACGGCCAAAGCTTTTAAAGCGGATATTCTAATGAATCGCGGAGAAGAGGGTGACTACGCGGAGGCGATTCGGTTGGCAAATGAAGTGATTGCCAGTGATGAGTTCGGATTGGAAGACAAATACGAAGACATTTTTGCCAACGGGTACTCTTCAAAAGAGTTGATGTTCACGAGACATATCAAGACTCCACCTAGCATGGATGATAACGTGGGCAGCCTGTTCAAAATGTTCGGTGGTGCAACCTATAAACCGACAGAGATGTATTTCGAGATTCTGACCCAAGACGATAAGCGTTACGAGGCTACTTTCGACTCCGTGATGCTCGGCAACGGGACGGCTACACGAAAGACGCAGGTGTGGAAGAAACATTACGTCACGTCCGGCGATTGCCCGATGTACTACATGCGGGTGGCCCAGATGTACTTGATCAAGGCCGAGGCTATGGCTCGCACGAATGCCTCCATAAAGGATTGTCTGGACGTGCTAAATGTCCTGCGTCTTCGCTCCGGTAACACGACTTTTGAGGCGGCCGATTACAGTTCCCTGTCAGACGTGCTGGAAGAGGTGTTCCGGGAGAATGTACGGGAAATCGGGATGGAAAACGGGGCTATATTCTATCTCGCCGTGAGATATACCGAGGGCGGTCGTCGGAAGTTGAAAGACATGAACCCGAACTTCGAGCATGACGATCAATTATGCTTCCCTATTCCGAAGGCCGAATTGGAACACAATTTCGTAGTAGAGCAAAAACCTTTATAA